In the Peromyscus maniculatus bairdii isolate BWxNUB_F1_BW_parent chromosome 20, HU_Pman_BW_mat_3.1, whole genome shotgun sequence genome, one interval contains:
- the Ly6d gene encoding lymphocyte antigen 6D — MKTALLLLLALAGATSPAWALRCHVCSSSTNCKQPQTCPASSSYCKTATTVDTLTGNLVKKECVDSCTSNNSQQGQISSGSWVVQCCQGDLCNEKLYSAAPARALFSSATLGLAMSLGLLALTILGL, encoded by the exons ATGAAGAcggctctgctcctcctcctcgccTTGGCTGGGGCCACTAGCCCAG CCTGGGCACTCCGATGTCACGTGTGCAGCAGCAGCACTAACTGTAAGCAACCTCAGACCTGCCCAGCCAGCTCCAGCTATTGCAAAACTGCCACCACAG TGGACACTCTGACTGGGAACCTGGTGAAGAAAGAATGTGTAGACTCATGCACTTCCAACAACAGCCAGCAGGGCCAGATCAGCAGCGGTTCCTGGGTCGTACAATGTTGCCAGGGTGACCTGTGCAACGAGAAGCTGTACAGCGCTGCACCTGCACGTGCCCTGTTCAGCAGTGCCACCCTGGGGCTGGCAATGAGCCTGGGCCTCCTCGCCCTTACCATTCTTGGCCTGTAA